A single region of the Brachypodium distachyon strain Bd21 chromosome 3, Brachypodium_distachyon_v3.0, whole genome shotgun sequence genome encodes:
- the LOC104584118 gene encoding uncharacterized protein LOC104584118, translating into MFRTRFRMNRELFLRIVNALGQWSPYFTYRADCSGRIGLSPLQKCTAAMRMLAYGTPADALDEYLKIGKSTALQRLDTFAQGVIRVFGGEYLRRPTREDVERILHVNESLPGMIGSIDCMHWRWELCPLAWRGQFTRGDYGVPTMVLEAVASQDLHIWHAFFGIAGLNNDLNVLNQSPLFFDALKGEAPRVQFSVNGNEYTTGYYLADGIYPEWAAFMKTIPLPQIEKHKLFAKHQEGARKDVERAFGVLQSRFTIVRRPARLWKRKSVGRIMLACVILHNMIVEDEKEQYRCHGALRHRFVAYDVFVGIIFFMSVSSPPSSDYYDEPRIDPGRYVCPRPPQVARGPRGEIWAESSIVARVSSTAVRGETFGVGRGARILIGSCFIGCFHCVGGCRSITGLAKTLIGRAETFVGCGAALLIGGCPVVRCLDSDAGCRSVAGLVETVIGRAVGCGAPGILIGSCAVVGVDRN; encoded by the exons ATGTTCCGTACAAGATTCCGTATGAATAGAGAACTCTTCCTACGCATCGTGAATGCCCTTGGTCAGTGGTCTCCCTATTTCACTTATAGGGCCGATTGTTCTGGTCGAATAGGGCTCTCACCATTGCAAAAGTGTACGGCAGCCATGCGCATGCTAGCATACGGGACCCCTGCAGATGCCCTTGATGAGTACTTGAAGATTGGGAAGAGCACTGCATTGCAGCGTTTGGACACGTTTGCACAAGGGGTGATTCGGGTGTTCGGTGGGGAGTACTTGCGACGCCCCACACGAGAGGATGTCGAGCGTATACTTCATGTTAACGAGTCTCTCCCTGGAATGATAGGAAGTATCGATTGCATGCATTGGCGATGGGAGTTGTGTCCTTTAGCATGGAGGGGGCAATTCACCCGCGGTGATTATGGAGTACCAACAATGGTCCTAGAAGCCGTTGCTTCCCAGGACCTTCATATTTGGCATGCTTTTTTTGGAATTGCTGGGTTGAACAATGACCTTAATGTGCTCAACCAGTCCCCTCTGTTTTTTGATGCATTGAAAGGAGAAGCCCCTCGAGTTCAGTTTTCTGTCAATGGAAATGAGTATACCACAGGTTACTACCTTGCCGATGGTATATATCCTGAATGGGCTGCCTTTATGAAGACCATACCACTTCCCCAAATAGAGAAGCACAAGTTGTTTGCCAAGCACCAAGAAGGGGCAAGGAAAGATGTTGAGCGTGCTTTCGGGGTATTGCAGTCCCGTTTTACCATTGTCCGCCGTCCTGCACGTCTATGGAAGAGAAAGAGTGTTGGAAGGATCATGCTAGCTTGTGTGATTCTCCACAATATGATTGTCGAAGATGAGAAAGAGCAG TATCGTTGTCATGGTGCTTTGCGCCACCGGTTTGTTGCTTACGACGTCTTTGTCGGgatcatattttttatgtCTG TCTCCTCGCCCCCCTCGAGCGATTACTACGATGAACCACGCATAGATCCTGGGCGATATGTCTGCCCACGGCCCCCTCAAGTGGCTAGAGGCCCTAGAGGAGAAATTTGGGCGGAGAGCTCCATCGTTGCTCGCGTTTCATCCACTGCCGTCCGCGGCGAAACATTTGGCGTCGGCCGCGGTGCTAGGATCCTCATCGGCTCCTGCTTCATCGGATGCTTCCACTGcgtcggcggttgccgctCCATCACTGGCCTTGCCAAAACCCTCATCGGCCGCGCCGAAACCTTCGTCGGCTGCGGCGCAGCATTGCTCATCGGCGGCTGCCCCGTCGTCAGATGCTTGGATTCTGACGCTGGATGCCGCTCAGTGGCCGGTCTCGTTGAAACCGTCATCGGCCGCGCCGTCGGATGCGGCGCACCTGGGATCCTCATCGGCTCCTGCGCCGTCGttggt GTAGATAGAAATTGA
- the LOC106866382 gene encoding uncharacterized protein LOC106866382, whose product MTQTLQNNRQNNPPPPPPPSDRLTRFLRLHPPTFANSAEPIEADDWHRVIEKKLATIQCTEQEKVLYASHQLEGAAAAWWDNFKFGYDGEVITWDDFLRGFRTAHIPTGSMGLMKKEFRSLRQGSKSVKEYLDRFTSLARYAPGDVADDDDRQERFLEGLNDELSVQLVSINFATFQHLVDKAIRLEGKQKEIENRKRRASNHKIDSRPHIKSRHFSPPRHHHSGSSSGRFHGMSRQQHRHQSHRNHQDHKENRHHGSGHRHHHSDSAPEKRDMSQVKCFNCGKMGHYKSTCTEKPREDKNQGGNKPNPFVKAKLNHVSAEEAYESPDVVVGTFLVNSNPAVIPKGKRIRFTTKARPRKAIVNSLKGDSSEEIPIVCEYPDVFPEDLPGMPPDREVEFLIDLDPRTAPIAKRPYRMAANELAELKKQLQELQEKGYIRPSSSPWGALVIFVQKKDGTQRMCVDYRSPNEVTIKNKYPLPRIDDLFDQLEGATVFSKIDLRSGYHQLKIRTQDIPKMAFSTRYGLYEYTVMSFGLTNAPAYFMNMMKKVAMESPG is encoded by the exons ATGACTCAGACTCTGCAGAACAACCGACAGAACAATccacccccaccaccaccaccatcggACAGGCTTACTCGATTCCTTAGACTCCACCCACCTACCTTTGCGAACTCAGCTGAACCAATTGAAGCCGATGATTGGCATAGAGTCATTGAGAAGAAGTTAGCCACCATCCAATGCACTGAGCAAGAGAAGGTTCTGTATGCAAGCCACCAACTGGAAGGCGCAGCTGCCGCATGGTGGGACAACTTCAAGTTTGGTTATGATGGAGAGGTCATCACTTGGGATGACTTCCTTCGTGGATTCCGAACCGCCCACATTCCAACTGGAAGTATGGGACTGATGAAGAAGGAATTCCGCTCTCTTCGCCAAGGTTCCAAATCTGTGAAGGAATATTTGGACCGTTTCACCAGCTTGGCTAGATATGCCCCAGGAGATGtggctgatgatgatgatcgaCAGGAGAGGTTTCTCGAAGGACTAAATGATGAGCTTAGTGTGCAGTTGGTGTCCATTAACTTTGCTACATTTCAGCATTTGGTGGACAAGGCCATACGCCTTGAGGGAAAGCAGAAGGAGATTGAAAACAGGAAGAGGAGGGCAAGTAACCACAAGATTGATTCTAGGCCCCATATCAAGTCTCGCCACTTTTCACCTCCTAGACACCACCACTCTGGATCATCCTCTGGAAGATTCCATGGCATGAGTCGTCAGCAGCACAGGCACCAGAGTCACCGCAATCACCAAGATCACAAGGAGAACCGGCACCATGGAAGTGGACACCGTCACCACCACAGCGACTCTGCTCCTGAGAAGAGGGACATGAGTCAGGTGAaatgcttcaactgcggcaaGATGGGCCACTACAAGAGTACTTGCACGGAGAAGCCGCGTGAGGACAAGAACCAGGGAGGCAACAAGCCCAATCCGTTTGTGAAGGCCAAGCTCAACCATGTGTCTGCTGAAGAGGCATATGAGTCACCGGACGTCGTTGTCGGCACGTTCTTGGTCAATTCCAACCCTGCAGTTAT CCCTAAAGGCAAAAGAATTAGGTTTACCACCAAAGCCAGACCTAGAAAGGCCATAGTGAATTCCCTTAAGGGGGATAGCTCTGAGGAGATACCCATAGTTTGTGAGTATCCAGATGTGTTTCCCGAGGATTTGCCGGGCATGCCACCAGATAGAGAAGTGGAGTTTTTGATTGACTTGGACCCAAGAACAGcacctatagccaagagaccctATAGGATGGCAGCAAATGAGTTGGCAGAACTCAAGAAGCAGTTGCAAGAGTTGCAAGAGAAAGGATACATCCGAcctagttcatcaccatggggagcactaGTTATATTTGTCCAGAAGAAAGATGGAACACAAAGGATGTGTGTTGACTATCGTTCCCCCAACGAGGTCACCATCAAGAACAAATACCCTTTGCCAAGGATCGATGACTTGTTCGATCAATTGGAAGGAGCCACAGTGTTTTCAAAGATAGATCTGCGATCAGGTTATCATCAGTTGAAGATCCGAACCCAGGATATACCCAAGATGGCATTTTCCACCAGATATGGATTGTATGAGTATACAGTTATGtcatttggtttgaccaatgcccCGGCCtatttcatgaacatgatgaagaag GTTGCCATGGAGTCCCCGGGATAG